The sequence TCGCTCCGGTAGTCGAGCGGCCGGAGGTCGCCGACCGCCACGCGCTCGGCGTCGAGTCGCGCGGCCGCGGCGACCTGCTCGTCGTCCAGCGCGAACGGGTGACCGCCTTCCGCGCGGGCCTCGCGGTCCACTAGCGTCTGGGTGTCTTCGAGGACGGCGAGGCCCTCCTCGGTCCAGCAGTCGTGACAGCACCGGAACCGGAGGGTGCCGCTGTAGTCGCCGACCGCGGTGGGCGCGAGGCCGCCGTCCATCGCCGCGCCCCAGACGAGACCGAGCGATTCGACCGTGACGTAGCGGTCGTCGTCGCTCCCGCAGGCGGCGCAGACTGTCGGTTCGTCGGCGTAGGGCCAGTCGTCGGGGACCTCCATGTCCGGAACGTGGAAATGGACCGACAAATACGTACTCCTTCCGGCGTGCGGAACCCCCTCGCTCCGTCACCGGAGGAGGACGGCCAGTCCCGCGAGCGTCCAGCCGACCAACCCGAGGCCGTAGAATAGCAGTTTGCCCCGGAGCGCCACGTCGGCACTCGACCCCGGTAGCAGTTCCATCCCCTCGCTCACGCCGCCGATGTCGGCCTCCTCGGCCGCGCCGACGCCGGAGGCTGGTGCGGCCCCGGCCTCGCCTGCGCCTAACACGACGAGGAGAACCCCGGCTCCGGCGAGCAGGAGCAGGGTGAGACCCGAACTGAACGCGACGTAGGCGACGCCGACCGTCGCCGCCGCGGCGACGAGGGTGTAGCGAACCACGGGCGCGAGGAGAGCGTTCCAGTCCATACCCGAGAGTTGTCAGGCAGGAACAAAAATATGGAGGGTCGAACCGGAACCGCGTCCGAACCTACGCGAGGGCCAGTTCGAGACCGGTCCGCCCGCGGAGCCACCGCTCGACCGCCGCCAGCAGGAGGTAGCCCGCGACGTACAGCGGCGCGAACAGGAAGACGAAGGTGAATCCGGGAGTGTCGCCCTGTCCGCTCCCGATGGGCGGGTACTCGATGAGGACGTGCCAGAACAGCAGGACTCCGGCCATCAGCGCGACCGGACTCCGGACCCGGTAACGGACGCGGAGCGCAATCGGCACGCCGACGGCACCGACCGCTCCGGCGAGCGCACCGCCAATCGTCAGCCAGAGCGGCGTCGAGAGAGCGATTTCCGAGGACGGGCGGAGGCTCCACGCGAGGAGGGCGGCGGCGTAGAGCGCGCTCGCGAGTCCACCGAGGAGGGCGGCGCGTCGCCAGCGTCGGGGCGAGAACATCTTCGAATCGAGCGACGCGGGCGGCGAAAATAGTTCTTCGGGAGACTACTCGTCCAGCACCACGGGCACGCCGCGCGTGGCCACGTCCGCCGCGAACGCGCCCGAGTCGGTCTCTAGCGCCTCGAAGGTGTTGTAGTGAATCGGCAACACGAGGTCGGGGTCCATCCGTTCCGCGAGGTCGGCGGCCTCCTCGCGGTCCATCGTGAACGACCCGCCGATTGGCGGGCAGAACAGCGACACGTCGAGTTCCGCGTGGCCCGGCAGGGCGTCGGAGTCACCGGGCCAGAAGACGGTCACGTCCTCGGCGTTCCGGCCGGGGAGCGTGAGGTGGTAGCCGACGCCGAAGCCCTCGGGGTGGAAGGGTTCGCCGCTCGAATCGGTGTGGGGACCGTCGGGTTCGTTGTAGCCCGCGACCGACCGGACGATGACCTCGCCGAACAGTCGGTCGTCCTCCTCGTCTACCTTCACCACGTCGTAGGGCAGTTCGTCGAAGTCCTCCACGTCGCGGTCGATTTTGGGCGGGTAGACCGCTTCGTAGACGACCAGCGTGGCCTCGTCGCCAGCGACGCGCCGAATCCCGTCCGAATCGTAGTGGTGGTCGTGGGTCACGAGGACCAAATCGCCGTCCTCGGGCCGGTAGTCGCGCGCCTCGGGGTGGCCGACGCTCGGCGAGTCGGGCCGCCACTCGCCGGTCAGGGTGCCGTACCGGCCGGGGTCCACGTAGACGACCGTTCCGTCGGGCGATTCGAGTCGCAGGCCAGCGTAACCGAGCCAGTCCACGGTGAGTCCGTCGTGTCGAATCGTCATGCGCTCGAATTGGAGCGCGCGAGTCAAAACGGTTCGGCCTCGGGACGAGTTCGGCGTCGCTCAATTGGCGCGCCGGAACGCCCGGAGCGTGTCGCGCTTGGTCGCGCGCGACTCGACTTCGCCGAAGCCCAGTTCGGTGAAAATCCGGTTCCAGTTGCGGTAGTACAGCGGGAACTCCTCTCTGACGTAGTTGACCCCGCGCCGGGCTTGCTCCTCGATGTCCTCGGGGACTTCTCCGTCGCCGCGGGACTCCTCGTCGGTGCGAGACTTCCCGTCGCCACGGGACTCCCCCTCGCCGTGAGACCGGCGGTCGTGCGCTTCCGCCGGGTCGCCGTCGCGGTCCTCGTTCTCCACCGTGACGAGCGCGTCGTCGGTGATGCGGGCCAGTTCACCGAAGACCGCCTCGTCGTCGGGATGGATGTGCTGGAGCGTCTCGACCGAGAAGACGGCGTCGAACCGGCGGTCGGGGAACTCCGGGGCGACCTCCTCGATGGCACCGTGATGGAAGGTGCCGGTCTCGGCGAGGTCCGGGTAGGCGTCGGCCATCACGTCGAAGGCCTCGTCGTTGATTTCGACGCCGTGGAGGTCCTCGAAGCCGTGTTCGCGGAGGTGTGCGAGGTGACGGCCCGAACTGCACCCCAGTTCGAGGACCGCCGCGTCCGACCCGACGAACG is a genomic window of Halorussus salinus containing:
- a CDS encoding MBL fold metallo-hydrolase, which encodes MTIRHDGLTVDWLGYAGLRLESPDGTVVYVDPGRYGTLTGEWRPDSPSVGHPEARDYRPEDGDLVLVTHDHHYDSDGIRRVAGDEATLVVYEAVYPPKIDRDVEDFDELPYDVVKVDEEDDRLFGEVIVRSVAGYNEPDGPHTDSSGEPFHPEGFGVGYHLTLPGRNAEDVTVFWPGDSDALPGHAELDVSLFCPPIGGSFTMDREEAADLAERMDPDLVLPIHYNTFEALETDSGAFAADVATRGVPVVLDE
- a CDS encoding class I SAM-dependent methyltransferase, with protein sequence MNSDEVRKRWAERSGEYSPSYYAYYGPNETSEMILDLLDSFVGSDAAVLELGCSSGRHLAHLREHGFEDLHGVEINDEAFDVMADAYPDLAETGTFHHGAIEEVAPEFPDRRFDAVFSVETLQHIHPDDEAVFGELARITDDALVTVENEDRDGDPAEAHDRRSHGEGESRGDGKSRTDEESRGDGEVPEDIEEQARRGVNYVREEFPLYYRNWNRIFTELGFGEVESRATKRDTLRAFRRAN